Proteins from a single region of Hordeum vulgare subsp. vulgare chromosome 6H, MorexV3_pseudomolecules_assembly, whole genome shotgun sequence:
- the LOC123404205 gene encoding DNA (cytosine-5)-methyltransferase DRM2-like has translation MADRDSDSDDNAKFEWESDGEAEPSSAPAFRNSDAPGPSTLDSNGRANEEAPSTALIEEYVAMGFPKEIVLKGMKEIGHSDADALLELILTYQALGADDTVGNCSTSGCAPHSVEEDDDDDLDFENWDDKNDDVAGREPNCDDPGDEDFLREMSQKDKKINSLVGMGYPKDEANIAITRCGVDADLVELVDSISASQVAGDLNSRNISDYQVMDRCFDSFGGRKKARLMEESKMRSMQYGPSFAGSHDEPTRIPDPMVGFNLPSDRQPSVIRMLPEQAIGPPFFYFQNAARALRGAWTTISKKFYDIQPEFVDSKYFCAASREIGYIHNLPVEDREALLPFPPKTVFDAFPHYKRWWPSWDQRRQLNCLQASMATAKLINQIQHALARSGNPLPPSVQNRLVDECKTWDLVWVGKDKVAQLEPDEMESLLGFPRDHTRGVIKTERYRSLANSFQVDTIAYHLSVLRDMFPNGINVLSLSTGIGGGAVALHRLGIRMRTVVSVEKGETNRRIFNGWWDQTQTGKLVEIADMKSLTNDRIASLVGRYGGFDLVIGGSPSEQSALLYDYPRILDAIKSAMARM, from the exons ATGGCG GACCGGGATAGCGACAGCGATGACAATGCTAAGTTTGAGTGGGAAAGTGATGGTGAGGCTGAGCCTTCATCAGCTCCGGCTTTCAGGAACTCAGATGCTCCTGGCCCGTCCACGCTG GATTCTAATGGGCGAGCCAACGAGGAAGCGCCATCTACTGCTTTAATTGAGGAATATGTAGCAATGGGTTTCCCAAAAGAGATAGTCCTGAAGGGCATGAAAGAGATTG GGCATAGCGATGCAGATGCATTGCTCGAGCTAATTCTCACATATCAG GCACTAGGTGCTGATGATACAGTGGGTAACTGCTCTACTTCTGGCTGCGCCCCTCATAGtgttgaagaagatgatgatgatgatcttgattttgaGAATTGGGATGACAAGAATGATGATGTTGCTGGTAGAGAGCCCAACTGTGATGATCCTGGTGATGAG GATTTTCTACGAGAGATGTCACAGAAAGACAAGAAGATCAACTCATTAGTAGGCATGGGCTATCCTAAAGATGAAGCAAATATTGCTATTACAAGATGTG GTGTGGATGCTGATCTCGTTGAATTAGTTGATTCGATTAGTGCATCACAGGTTGCAGGAGATTTGAATTCCAGAAACATATCTGACTATCAG GTTATGGATAGATGCTTTGATTCGTTTGGAGGGAGAAAGAAAGCAAGATTGATGGAAGAGAGCAAGATGAGGAGCATGCAATATGGACCCTCCTTTGCTGGTAGCCATGATGAGCCAACACGTATCCCAGATCCTATGGTTGGATTTAATCTGCCCAGTGACAGGCAACCATCAGTGATCAGAATGCTTCCTGAACAAGCTATCGGACCACCTTTTTTCTACTTTCAGAATGCAGCCCGAGCTCTACGAGGTGCATGGACGAccatttcaaaaaaattctatgACATTCAACCAGAGTTTGTGGATTCCAAGTATTTTTGTGCAGCTTCAAGGGAAATTGGGTACATCCATAATTTGCCAGTTGAGGACAGAGAAGCTCTTCTCCCTTTCCCTCCAAAGACTGTATTTGATGCATTCCCTCATTATAAGAGGTGGTGGCCTTCTTGGGACCAAAGAAGGCAGCTCAACTGCTTGCAAGCAAGTATGGCAACTGCAAAGTTGATAAATCAGATCCAGCATGCTCTTGCAAGATCAGGCAACCCCCTGCCTCCAAGTGTTCAGAATCGTCTGGTGGATGAGTGCAAAACTTGGGATCTTGTCTGGGTTGGGAAAGACAAGGTTGCTCAGTTGGAGCCTGATGAGATGGAATCTCTGCTCGGTTTCCCAAGGGACCACACAAGGGGAGTCATCAAGACAGAGAGGTATAGATCTCTCGCGAACTCCTTCCAAGTTGATACCATTGCTTACCACTTGTCAGTGCTGAGGGACATGTTTCCTAATGGTATCAATGTGCTGTCCTTGTCCACCGGAATTGGAGGAGGAGCGGTAGCTTTGCACAGGCTTGGGATCCGCATGAGGACAGTGGTGTCTGTTGAGAAAGGTGAAACTAATCGGAGGATTTTTAATGGTTGGTGGGATCAGACCCAGACAGGCAAGCTGGTTGAGATTGCTGACATGAAATCTCTCACTAATGATAGAATTGCATCGTTAgttggtagatatggtggcttcgACTTGGTTATTGGGGGCAGCCCAAGTGAGCAATCTGCTTTGTTATATGACTACCCCAGAATCTTGGATGCCATCAAGTCGGCTATGGCAAGGATGTAG